The sequence below is a genomic window from Candidatus Polarisedimenticolaceae bacterium.
CTTCGGCCTCGTGGAGGCGGCCGTCGCGCAGCGCCTCCCGCGCGACGAGGAACCGGGAGAGCAGCTCGTCCGGCTTCGCCTCGATCGCGCGCCGGAGGGCGTCGTCGGCGCCGTCCTCGTCCCCCAGGAGCGTCCGCGCCCGCCCGATCTCGCGCCACACGGAGGCGGCGTCCGCTCCCCGGCGCAGCGCCTCCTCGAGCACCGGGAGCGCCTCGGCGGGGCGTCCGGAAGAGCGCAGCGCCTGGCCGAGCAGGACGAGCGACTCCGGCTGGCTCGCATCGCGCAGCACCTCGATCGCGCGATCCCATTCCCGCCCGCGCACGAGCAGCGACCCGTACATCGCGCGCACGCGGTTGGAGGGGTCGAGCCGCATCGCGCGCTCGAACCAGGCACGGCTGTCGGCGTAGCGGTTCTGCAGCCGCAACGCGTGCGCGGCGATCCCCGTCGCGTCGGCGGCGAGCGCGGGCTGGCGCTCGGCGACGTCCGCGAAGAACTGGAACGCGAGCTCCGGGTCGCGGAGCAGGCACCGCCCCGCGGTCTCGATCGCGGATCGGCAGGTCGACTCCTTGTGGCAGGCGGAGCGCAGGGACGCCTCGGCGTCGACGAGGCGCTGGGCGCTGCACGCGCGCGTGGCCTGCTGGAGCGCCGCCTCCGGGGGGAGCGCGACGGGAGTCCGGGCGCAACCGGGGAGCAGAAGCAGCGCGGCGACCAGGCCGACCGCGCGGCGTCTCACCACCGCAAGCGCGAGGAGCGCGAGGGTGATCCCCGCGCAGGCCTTCTCGAACAGGCCCCGGCTGCGCGCGTAGAGGGTGGGCGACGGGTCCGCGATCGACGTGCGGTCGACGAGCGTTCCGACCGCGGCGGTGGGGCCGCCGGCAGCGTTCAGCATGGTTCGAATCCTCCCGTCCGAGTCGATGAAGCAGGAAATGCCCGAGTTGCCGGCGCGCACGAAGGGCAGCCGGTTCTCGACGGCCCGGAGGATGCAAAGGCGCAAGGCGTGTTCGTGCGCGACGCCGCCGACCTCCCCCTCGCTCGTGATGTGCACGCCGAACCGCGCTCCCAGGCGCCTGGCCTCGGACGCCAGTCGCGGAGCGATCGCCTCCCAGCAGGTGAGGGTCACGAACGGCAGCGACGTCCCGTTCCAGTCGAGCCGGAACAGTCGCATCCCGTCCCCCGGGACCCCGTTCGGCAC
It includes:
- the lnt gene encoding apolipoprotein N-acyltransferase, whose product is MRRAALGVASALLLGAYGPYPGLSFLVVIGLVPWTVLYTDPRRPAVSLGWYFGSAYLYWLVAYENARTFGLVAWFACALLCTVQGLWVFAPLLRTLFRRFALPRTLLVPMAWVTTEWLRSWMTVSSFDYQALGYALAPFPASIQSADVVGVHGLSFLVAAVSGLIADVGFAWRDRPEGWRASLARPAIAVAVAWAASLAYAAVRLTPNAAAEGPRVAVVQPNVRHTIRNTIGVHLSQMLLTIEEIPARSADLVVWPENAILQDVKRDEVFLEDLGWLASRTGAPILLGASIGTPDNPLRTNNSAILVDGSGSILGRYDKQILFPFSEYVPYAGALGHFPASVRRVYLGAIRGAWGFVPNGVPGDGMRLFRLDWNGTSLPFVTLTCWEAIAPRLASEARRLGARFGVHITSEGEVGGVAHEHALRLCILRAVENRLPFVRAGNSGISCFIDSDGRIRTMLNAAGGPTAAVGTLVDRTSIADPSPTLYARSRGLFEKACAGITLALLALAVVRRRAVGLVAALLLLPGCARTPVALPPEAALQQATRACSAQRLVDAEASLRSACHKESTCRSAIETAGRCLLRDPELAFQFFADVAERQPALAADATGIAAHALRLQNRYADSRAWFERAMRLDPSNRVRAMYGSLLVRGREWDRAIEVLRDASQPESLVLLGQALRSSGRPAEALPVLEEALRRGADAASVWREIGRARTLLGDEDGADDALRRAIEAKPDELLSRFLVAREALRDGRLHEAEGHLLAIQEIESRLGRGPAD